A single region of the Bacillus carboniphilus genome encodes:
- the parE gene encoding DNA topoisomerase IV subunit B, whose product MTTTKQQLDYNDDSIQVLEGLEAVRKRPGMYIGSTDSRGLHHLVYEILDNSVDEALAGHGNQITVTIHKDDSISVEDYGRGMPVGMHKLGKPTPEVIMTILHAGGKFGQGGYKTSGGLHGVGASVVNALSEWLTLTIKRDGIVYQQRFENGGKPVTTLEKIGKTKQTGTTTHFKPDPTIFSTTHYQYEILSERLRESAFLLKGLKIKLVDERNDQEETFFYETGIEAFVEYLNEEKDSLHPVVSLEGEQNGIEIEFAFQFNDGYSENILSFVNNVRTKDGGTHEAGAKAAMTRIFNEYARKVSLLKDKDKNLDGADIREGLAAIVSVRIPEAMLQFEGQTKGKLGTSEARSAVDTVVSAHLLYFLEENPDISSMLIKKAIKAAQAREAARKAREEARSGKKRKRSEAVLSGKLTPAQTRNPQKNELYLVEGDSAGGSAKQGRDRRFQAVLPLRGKVINTEKAKLQDIFKNEEINTIIHAIGAGVGADFNIEDINYDKIIIMTDADTDGAHIQVLLLTFFYRYMKPLVEAGKVFIALPPLYKVSKGTGKKEVIEYAWTDDELKDATKKVGKGYMIQRYKGLGEMNADQLWETTMDPETRTLIRVRIDDIARAERRVTTLMGDKVEPRRKWIESNVAFGLEEDGSLLESEEISMSATSEEVN is encoded by the coding sequence GTGACTACGACTAAACAGCAATTGGATTATAATGATGATTCGATCCAGGTCTTAGAAGGCCTTGAGGCAGTCCGAAAACGCCCAGGGATGTATATCGGAAGTACAGATTCAAGAGGACTTCATCACCTGGTATATGAAATTTTAGATAACTCTGTGGATGAGGCCTTAGCTGGTCATGGTAATCAAATCACAGTTACCATCCATAAAGATGATAGTATTAGTGTGGAAGATTACGGGCGTGGAATGCCTGTAGGAATGCATAAATTAGGTAAACCAACTCCCGAAGTCATCATGACAATCCTACATGCCGGTGGGAAATTTGGCCAAGGCGGATATAAGACAAGTGGCGGACTTCACGGTGTTGGAGCAAGTGTTGTTAACGCTTTGTCTGAATGGTTAACACTTACGATTAAAAGAGATGGTATTGTGTACCAGCAACGCTTTGAAAATGGTGGTAAGCCGGTTACAACACTCGAAAAAATTGGGAAAACCAAACAAACGGGTACAACTACTCACTTCAAGCCAGATCCAACGATTTTCTCTACCACTCATTATCAGTATGAGATTTTAAGTGAACGCTTACGGGAGTCTGCGTTTTTATTAAAAGGTTTAAAAATAAAGCTAGTCGATGAACGAAACGATCAAGAAGAAACCTTCTTTTATGAGACAGGCATTGAAGCTTTTGTTGAATATTTAAATGAAGAGAAGGACTCCTTACATCCAGTTGTCAGCCTCGAAGGTGAGCAAAACGGGATTGAAATTGAGTTCGCCTTCCAATTCAATGATGGCTATTCTGAGAATATCCTTTCCTTCGTTAATAATGTTCGAACAAAAGATGGTGGAACGCACGAGGCAGGTGCGAAAGCGGCAATGACCCGTATTTTTAACGAATATGCTAGAAAAGTCTCATTGTTGAAAGATAAAGATAAAAACTTGGATGGCGCTGATATTCGTGAAGGATTGGCCGCTATTGTTTCAGTTAGAATTCCAGAAGCCATGCTTCAGTTTGAAGGGCAAACAAAAGGTAAGCTAGGAACGAGTGAGGCTCGTTCTGCTGTTGATACTGTTGTCTCAGCCCACCTGCTTTACTTCCTTGAAGAAAATCCTGATATTAGCTCTATGCTTATTAAAAAAGCCATTAAAGCCGCACAAGCACGAGAGGCTGCTAGGAAGGCTAGAGAAGAAGCCAGAAGTGGAAAGAAAAGAAAACGTTCTGAGGCTGTTCTTTCCGGTAAACTAACACCCGCTCAAACACGTAACCCACAGAAGAATGAGCTATATTTAGTAGAGGGTGACTCAGCTGGTGGTTCTGCGAAGCAAGGTCGGGACCGTCGTTTCCAAGCTGTACTTCCTTTGCGTGGTAAGGTTATCAACACAGAAAAAGCAAAGCTTCAAGATATTTTTAAAAATGAAGAAATTAACACCATTATCCATGCCATTGGGGCTGGCGTTGGTGCTGATTTTAACATTGAAGATATTAACTATGACAAAATCATTATCATGACAGATGCTGATACGGATGGAGCCCATATCCAGGTCCTTCTTTTAACCTTCTTCTACCGATATATGAAGCCTTTAGTTGAAGCTGGAAAAGTGTTTATCGCACTTCCACCTCTTTATAAGGTTAGTAAAGGAACGGGTAAAAAAGAAGTGATTGAATATGCCTGGACCGATGACGAATTGAAAGATGCTACAAAAAAAGTCGGTAAAGGCTATATGATTCAGCGTTACAAAGGTTTAGGTGAAATGAATGCGGATCAGCTATGGGAAACAACAATGGATCCTGAAACAAGAACGTTGATTCGCGTACGTATTGATGATATTGCAAGAGCTGAACGACGTGTAACAACTCTAATGGGCGATAAAGTAGAGCCACGCAGAAAATGGATTGAATCCAATGTCGCTTTCGGACTAGAAGAGGATGGAAGTCTTTTAGAATCTGAAGAAATTAGTATGTCTGCAACAAGTGAGGAGGTTAACTAA
- a CDS encoding CoA-binding protein — translation MAIENPSRTEIGKILKDAKRIAVVGLSDNPERTSYTVSEAMQKAGYEIIPVNPAITESLGVKAVPSLKDIDGPIDIVNVFRRSEYLEGIAEEFMEIDAQVFWSQLGVYDEQVFEKLKSNGYTVIMDRCIKVEHSLTK, via the coding sequence ATGGCAATTGAAAACCCATCTAGAACCGAAATTGGTAAAATCCTAAAAGATGCAAAACGAATTGCTGTCGTAGGCTTAAGCGATAATCCAGAACGTACATCCTACACAGTTTCGGAAGCCATGCAAAAGGCAGGCTATGAAATCATTCCAGTTAATCCGGCCATTACCGAATCACTCGGTGTCAAAGCCGTACCTTCATTAAAGGACATTGATGGTCCGATTGATATCGTGAATGTTTTTAGACGTTCTGAATATTTAGAAGGCATTGCTGAAGAGTTCATGGAAATAGATGCGCAAGTTTTTTGGTCACAACTTGGAGTGTATGACGAACAGGTATTTGAGAAGCTAAAGTCGAATGGATATACTGTTATCATGGACCGTTGTATAAAGGTCGAACACTCTTTAACAAAGTAA
- a CDS encoding EAL domain-containing protein: protein MNIFTIFKRKRSFSHYLKDQCANSQDFSNEWKEAVHNGYITFYLQPKYSFQNEQVVGAEALIRWNHPQKGLITPAQFIPFAEKRGLIRMIDTWMLESVIKQIGTWNKLGIDNPIQISVNVSADTMQDPQFIRSIKKALKKSSVLPNQLEIEITEGVQLKDISQVRKNFKLLQELGIHIALDDFGVGYSSLTYLAKYPVNTLKIDRSFVWQIPTEKNASSIIRCLIQMAYEMGLKVVAEGVESKEQYDFLKNHGCHSLQGFFKQKPIPINDFENQYFDKPAAV, encoded by the coding sequence ATGAATATTTTCACAATCTTCAAACGAAAAAGGTCTTTTTCTCATTATTTAAAAGATCAGTGTGCAAATTCACAGGATTTTTCTAATGAGTGGAAAGAAGCAGTACATAATGGGTATATTACATTTTATCTACAACCCAAATACAGCTTTCAAAATGAACAAGTTGTAGGAGCCGAGGCTTTGATTCGTTGGAATCATCCACAAAAAGGGCTGATTACGCCTGCTCAATTCATTCCTTTTGCGGAAAAGCGTGGTTTAATTCGAATGATTGATACGTGGATGTTAGAATCCGTCATTAAACAAATTGGAACCTGGAATAAACTTGGGATTGATAACCCCATTCAGATTTCTGTAAACGTATCAGCTGATACGATGCAAGATCCACAATTTATTCGCTCTATAAAAAAAGCATTGAAAAAATCTTCTGTACTTCCCAATCAACTTGAGATTGAAATTACAGAAGGCGTTCAATTAAAAGATATTTCACAAGTGAGAAAGAACTTTAAGCTTCTTCAAGAATTAGGTATACATATTGCTTTAGACGATTTTGGAGTGGGGTATTCTTCTCTTACTTATCTAGCCAAGTATCCCGTTAATACGCTAAAAATTGATCGATCATTTGTTTGGCAGATCCCAACAGAAAAAAATGCATCATCTATTATCCGTTGCTTAATTCAAATGGCGTATGAAATGGGTTTAAAAGTGGTGGCAGAGGGTGTAGAAAGTAAGGAACAATATGATTTTCTGAAAAATCATGGTTGTCACTCTCTACAAGGTTTCTTTAAACAAAAACCAATACCAATAAACGATTTTGAAAACCAATACTTTGATAAACCAGCTGCTGTGTAA
- a CDS encoding glycosyl hydrolase family 18 protein: MAELQLEPRASRKKKRGSLFWTGIILTLLLISICITIYIGYPFASEEEAMYFEGEHPILLNENQYGNALVQDDTYYVPFSFVQEHIDSSLYYEEATNSIILTTADKVVEMPSNSLTYFINQEPVELRMPVFHMENNEPFISLDIIEHYYPFKITVTKQSGIIWFEEEGTSFQNADIITDIPRDAYKKLRAEAKYQSPFYTSVKEGDSVRVEDENEDFYYVRTDQGVAGYIEKKFVSLTETTTVSIDKEIPVREPLQIDEPIHLTWEAVYSKNPDTNLLPDMPGVNVVSPTWFHLENGNGDISNLGSIEYTEWAHSRGYHVWGLFSNSFDPDLTHEVFQTFEKREYMIRQLLHYAQLYNLDGINLDIENVYPEDGPLITQFVREAAPYFREAGLVLSMDITFIAGGNWSAFYEREKLAEVVDYLAVMAYDEHWGTSPVAGSVASLPWVEANLQRLLQEVPADRLLLGVPLYTRLWTEEQTAEGVQVSSQALSMPQAKQWIDSKGLTPVYDPESGQNYVEWTDEATGHTYKMWLEDEVSLEKRAELAEKYGLAGIGTWSRYFADSTAWTALKMEPTESAGM, encoded by the coding sequence ATGGCAGAATTACAACTAGAGCCAAGAGCAAGTAGAAAGAAAAAGAGGGGTTCACTGTTCTGGACTGGAATAATACTCACCCTCTTACTCATTTCGATTTGCATCACAATATATATTGGATATCCTTTTGCTTCTGAGGAAGAAGCTATGTATTTTGAAGGGGAACATCCAATCCTTTTAAATGAAAACCAGTATGGTAACGCACTTGTACAGGATGATACCTATTATGTTCCTTTTTCATTTGTACAAGAACATATAGATTCAAGCCTTTATTACGAAGAAGCCACAAACTCTATTATTTTAACAACAGCAGATAAAGTGGTTGAAATGCCTTCCAATTCGTTAACTTATTTCATCAATCAGGAACCTGTCGAACTACGGATGCCTGTATTTCATATGGAGAATAACGAACCATTCATATCATTGGATATTATTGAACACTATTATCCTTTTAAAATAACAGTAACCAAGCAAAGCGGAATTATTTGGTTTGAAGAAGAAGGCACCTCTTTCCAAAATGCTGATATCATAACCGATATTCCTCGTGACGCTTATAAAAAACTTCGAGCTGAAGCGAAGTACCAAAGTCCTTTCTATACATCTGTAAAAGAAGGGGATTCAGTTAGAGTGGAAGATGAAAATGAAGATTTCTACTATGTACGTACTGATCAGGGTGTAGCAGGGTACATTGAGAAGAAGTTTGTCAGTTTGACTGAAACCACTACCGTTTCGATTGATAAAGAGATACCTGTAAGAGAGCCTTTACAAATCGACGAACCCATTCACTTAACGTGGGAAGCTGTATATTCTAAAAATCCGGATACCAATTTACTACCTGATATGCCAGGCGTAAATGTAGTGTCACCAACATGGTTTCATTTAGAAAATGGAAACGGGGATATTTCTAACTTAGGTTCCATTGAATACACAGAATGGGCTCATAGTCGTGGATACCACGTATGGGGACTCTTCTCAAACTCGTTTGATCCAGACCTCACCCACGAAGTCTTTCAAACCTTTGAGAAGCGGGAGTATATGATTCGCCAATTATTACACTATGCTCAGTTGTATAACCTGGATGGTATCAACTTAGATATAGAGAATGTTTATCCTGAGGATGGGCCACTTATTACTCAATTTGTTCGAGAGGCAGCTCCATACTTCCGTGAAGCGGGATTAGTCTTGTCTATGGATATTACCTTTATTGCAGGAGGAAACTGGTCTGCTTTTTATGAAAGAGAGAAGTTAGCAGAAGTCGTGGACTATCTAGCTGTTATGGCTTATGACGAGCATTGGGGAACTTCTCCAGTAGCCGGTAGTGTAGCCAGCCTTCCATGGGTTGAAGCGAATTTGCAGAGATTGTTACAAGAAGTCCCTGCTGACCGACTTTTACTCGGTGTCCCTCTCTATACAAGGTTGTGGACAGAGGAACAAACGGCAGAGGGAGTGCAAGTATCTTCTCAGGCTCTATCTATGCCACAAGCTAAACAATGGATTGATTCCAAAGGGCTAACTCCAGTCTATGATCCTGAATCTGGACAAAACTATGTGGAATGGACAGACGAAGCCACTGGACATACGTATAAAATGTGGTTAGAAGATGAGGTTTCATTAGAAAAACGTGCCGAATTAGCTGAAAAATATGGCTTAGCAGGTATCGGTACTTGGTCTAGATATTTTGCGGACTCAACTGCATGGACCGCATTAAAAATGGAACCAACCGAATCTGCTGGAATGTAA
- a CDS encoding metal ABC transporter solute-binding protein, Zn/Mn family, with protein MTKKILFLMLLLGAFLTGCNTATTSTDDENIITVTTTIFPLEDFTKKIGGEFVNVSSVYPAGVDAHTYEPSTKTMIQIAESDLFIHTGTGLEAFAEKAADSLASEDVKIVEASAGISLLSSGEHKNEEHDEHTHEEDGHEDESHDTEHSHDEEEHEHEHESDSNHEEGHEEEHNHGDLDPHVWIDPILAIQMAENIKNELMAIMPEQKDYFQENFDQLTADLKALDAEFQAVVKEANHRKILVSHGAYGYWEQRYGIEQLSVTGISPTQEPSQKQLENLIDTVQSEDIHFIIFEQNISTKISDIIKNELYLEVLYLHNVSVLTDADIENNEDYFTLMRKNLEVLTQALQ; from the coding sequence ATGACTAAAAAAATACTATTCCTAATGCTTTTACTGGGTGCATTTTTAACAGGCTGTAATACAGCAACTACTTCTACTGATGACGAAAATATAATTACTGTGACAACCACAATTTTCCCACTTGAAGATTTTACGAAGAAAATTGGCGGAGAGTTTGTAAACGTATCGTCTGTTTACCCGGCTGGTGTTGATGCACACACCTACGAACCATCTACCAAAACGATGATCCAAATAGCTGAATCTGATTTGTTTATTCATACGGGTACTGGTCTTGAAGCTTTTGCAGAAAAGGCAGCTGACTCTTTAGCTTCAGAGGATGTAAAAATTGTAGAAGCCTCCGCTGGGATATCCCTTCTCTCTTCAGGGGAACATAAAAATGAAGAACATGATGAGCATACACATGAGGAAGATGGCCATGAGGATGAGTCTCATGACACTGAACATAGTCATGATGAGGAAGAACACGAACATGAACATGAATCAGACTCTAATCATGAGGAAGGTCACGAAGAAGAACACAATCACGGAGATTTGGACCCTCATGTTTGGATTGACCCAATTCTTGCGATTCAAATGGCTGAGAATATAAAAAATGAACTTATGGCTATTATGCCTGAACAAAAAGACTACTTTCAGGAAAACTTTGATCAATTAACAGCAGACTTAAAAGCGTTAGATGCGGAGTTTCAAGCTGTTGTGAAGGAAGCTAACCACAGAAAAATCCTAGTGTCCCACGGTGCATATGGATATTGGGAGCAACGTTATGGGATTGAACAATTAAGTGTGACTGGCATTTCGCCAACACAAGAGCCTTCTCAGAAGCAACTAGAAAACTTAATTGATACTGTCCAATCTGAAGATATTCACTTTATTATCTTTGAACAAAATATCTCTACCAAAATTTCAGATATTATCAAGAATGAATTATATTTAGAAGTTCTCTATCTACACAATGTTAGTGTATTAACAGACGCGGACATTGAAAATAATGAGGATTACTTCACGTTGATGAGAAAAAACCTAGAAGTCCTCACACAAGCCTTACAATAA
- the plsY gene encoding glycerol-3-phosphate 1-O-acyltransferase PlsY, translating into MTDYVLLLVAYLLGSIPSGLIVGKVFYKVDIREHGSGNLGGTNTFRTLGVKAGLAVTIADILKGTLATALAIWFSTEFHPLIFGVLAVVGHMYPIFAGFRGGKAVATSGGVLLMYNPILFVLLLLSFLVALYITKYVSLSSMIAASVALIYSFFTRDLPLILVVLALATFVFYRHRANIKRIINKTEPKIKWMTLKKDR; encoded by the coding sequence ATGACAGATTATGTATTATTGCTTGTAGCCTATCTATTAGGCTCCATCCCTTCAGGTTTAATCGTTGGGAAAGTTTTTTATAAGGTAGATATAAGAGAACATGGAAGTGGAAACTTAGGTGGCACAAACACTTTCCGTACCTTAGGTGTTAAAGCAGGACTTGCTGTTACGATTGCTGATATTTTAAAAGGTACATTAGCTACTGCCCTGGCTATTTGGTTTTCTACAGAGTTTCATCCACTTATTTTCGGTGTCTTAGCAGTAGTTGGGCATATGTATCCAATCTTTGCTGGATTTAGAGGTGGAAAAGCAGTTGCTACTTCTGGTGGAGTCTTGTTAATGTATAATCCCATTCTATTTGTTCTTCTGTTACTATCTTTCTTAGTGGCACTTTACATAACGAAGTATGTATCCCTTTCTTCCATGATTGCAGCTTCAGTAGCGTTGATTTATTCCTTCTTTACACGAGATTTACCGTTAATCTTGGTTGTATTAGCTTTAGCAACCTTTGTCTTTTACAGGCATCGGGCAAATATCAAACGAATCATAAATAAAACGGAACCAAAAATTAAATGGATGACATTAAAAAAGGATCGGTAA
- a CDS encoding FixH family protein — protein sequence MKKLTYLVILLSVMVLSACGKEDDNPGSDTNEDITLKTIEVDLQVPEHANPGEDVLIKAKVTQGDEEVEDAQAVKFEIWEKNDKDNSEMIDFTDQSGGTYGITHSFEKEAIYEVQVHVDARNMHVMPKTMIQVGEASLDDYEEQSDEQSHDEHSHSHGEGATAEEHSHHDETDITVHLADNEWHVGEESKITIHLEKEENPYTEARVRLEIWQEGNKQHDWVDATESNPGKYEASYNFTQSGEFQVKIHVEHEDGTHIHTQENVHIH from the coding sequence TTGAAAAAGCTTACATATCTTGTCATTTTGCTATCCGTAATGGTCTTATCAGCATGTGGAAAAGAAGATGACAACCCGGGTTCGGATACAAACGAAGACATCACATTGAAGACCATTGAGGTAGACCTTCAAGTTCCTGAACATGCGAATCCAGGAGAGGATGTACTCATTAAGGCTAAGGTTACACAAGGTGATGAAGAGGTAGAAGACGCCCAAGCGGTTAAATTTGAAATCTGGGAAAAGAACGATAAAGATAATAGTGAAATGATAGATTTTACCGACCAAAGTGGTGGGACCTACGGAATTACACATTCTTTTGAAAAAGAAGCTATTTATGAAGTACAAGTTCATGTCGATGCACGTAACATGCATGTTATGCCAAAAACCATGATTCAAGTAGGCGAGGCCTCACTTGATGATTACGAAGAACAGAGTGATGAACAATCTCATGATGAACATTCCCACTCTCATGGGGAAGGGGCCACTGCTGAAGAGCACAGTCATCATGATGAAACGGACATAACTGTTCACCTTGCAGATAACGAGTGGCATGTTGGAGAAGAGAGTAAAATCACAATCCACTTAGAGAAAGAAGAAAATCCTTATACTGAAGCAAGGGTAAGGCTTGAAATCTGGCAAGAAGGAAACAAACAACATGACTGGGTGGATGCAACAGAATCTAATCCAGGCAAATATGAAGCAAGTTATAATTTTACTCAATCTGGGGAGTTCCAGGTAAAAATCCATGTTGAGCATGAAGATGGTACACACATCCATACACAAGAAAATGTCCACATTCATTAA
- a CDS encoding CapA family protein: MKNITILLCVLLLLFTGLLTYHWFTRSDEAVASKLYPIAEHVTSTYVHHEREYETSLTLGAIGDILIHDWVYEDARERATDGTYDFHPMLEQVAPLLREPDLLLANQESVLGGAELPVSNYPLFNSPTEVGDALIEAGVDIVSTANNHSIDKGEKGVQASIRYYESTGLPYVGSYKSFEDQSELRVLEKNKVAVAYLSYTASTNGIPVPTGKEYLVNVVDREAISEEIQRAKEAADIVVMSIHWGQEYIRYPNSYQEDLASFLISEGVDIIFGHHPHVLQPIEWIESENGNKGLVVYSLGNFLSGQMWDYKDIGGLVEVDISKSFKEGQVHTEITDVRFHPTYVYSKHLRSYLVVPLQDAEAYGVSNAVALNQEILEHMLPQ; encoded by the coding sequence ATGAAAAATATAACGATTTTACTTTGCGTTTTATTACTTTTATTTACCGGGCTCCTTACCTATCATTGGTTCACCCGTTCTGACGAGGCTGTAGCATCTAAACTCTATCCTATAGCGGAACATGTAACGAGCACATATGTACATCATGAAAGAGAGTATGAAACATCCCTTACACTTGGGGCAATCGGGGATATACTCATCCATGATTGGGTATATGAAGATGCTAGAGAAAGAGCAACGGATGGAACATATGACTTCCACCCTATGTTAGAACAAGTTGCTCCTCTGTTACGTGAGCCAGACCTTCTCTTAGCCAACCAAGAAAGTGTTTTAGGTGGAGCGGAATTACCTGTTTCCAATTATCCGTTATTTAACAGTCCAACAGAAGTGGGAGATGCCCTTATTGAAGCAGGGGTTGATATCGTTTCAACAGCTAATAATCACTCTATTGATAAGGGTGAGAAAGGTGTTCAAGCCTCCATTCGTTACTATGAATCTACCGGTCTTCCCTATGTTGGAAGCTACAAAAGCTTTGAAGATCAATCAGAGCTAAGAGTTTTAGAGAAAAATAAAGTAGCAGTGGCCTACCTATCATATACTGCATCGACCAACGGTATACCTGTACCTACAGGGAAAGAATATCTAGTTAATGTAGTAGATCGAGAAGCCATTTCGGAAGAGATTCAAAGAGCCAAAGAAGCGGCAGATATTGTTGTGATGAGTATTCACTGGGGGCAAGAATATATCCGGTACCCGAATAGTTACCAAGAGGATCTTGCTAGTTTTCTCATTAGTGAAGGAGTAGATATCATATTTGGCCACCATCCTCATGTTCTACAACCAATTGAATGGATTGAGTCTGAAAATGGGAATAAAGGATTAGTGGTATACTCATTAGGAAATTTCTTATCAGGTCAAATGTGGGACTACAAAGATATAGGTGGACTTGTTGAGGTTGACATCTCCAAGTCGTTCAAAGAAGGACAGGTGCACACTGAAATCACAGATGTTCGCTTCCATCCAACTTATGTATACAGTAAGCATTTGCGAAGTTACCTTGTTGTCCCGCTTCAAGATGCTGAAGCTTATGGTGTATCAAATG